The Henckelia pumila isolate YLH828 chromosome 2, ASM3356847v2, whole genome shotgun sequence genome includes a window with the following:
- the LOC140878764 gene encoding uncharacterized protein — protein MELEPAEFKRGSDLIVAEECVQSLETIFQFMQLNDADWVRCATFMFWDDARVWWKWDKSTVNLTTLNWNGFKDVFYGKYFTVSTRTILSREFSELCQGILTIAEYVRKFERGRYFVPMISNDLAEELKHIMEGLDASICGAATYRAVVDEAMLSEKDKNDIIKESQEKRTGYPGRDQQGPSQKRPYQAPTQGRPQQK, from the coding sequence ATGGAGTTAGAGCCAGCTGAGTTTAAAAGAGGCTCTGATCTTATAGTTGCAGAGGAATGCGTGCAGTCTTTGGAGACTATCTTTCAATTTATGCAGTTGAATGATGCGGATTGGGTGAGATGTGCTACTTTCATGTTTTGGGATGATGCCCGTGTATGGTGGAAATGGGACAAGTCTACCGTAAATCTGACCACACTGAATTGGAACGGGTTCAAGGACGTCTTCTATGGTAAGTATTTCACAGTGAGTACTAGAACTATACTTTCTAGAGAATTTTCGGAGCTGTGTCAAGGAATCTTGACAATTGCTGAGTACGTTAGAAAGTTCGAGAGAGGGCGgtactttgtgcccatgatttctAATGATCTAGCAGAGGAGTTGAAACACATTATGGAGGGACTGGATGCCTCCATCTGTGGGGCAGCTACTTACCGTGCGGTAGTTGATGAGGCTATGTTATCTGAGAAGGacaaaaatgatataatcaagGAGTCACAGGAAAAGAGGACAGGGTATCCAGGAAGGGATCAACAGGGGCCTAGTCAGAAGAGGCCATATCAAGCTCCAACGCAAGGAAGGCCACAACAAAAATAG